In Kosmotoga arenicorallina S304, a genomic segment contains:
- a CDS encoding glycoside hydrolase family 15 protein: MAFALCRYYNRNPACDYYLLHIPEIFCESCSRRRFENIMNFFERSLQIIHANQSKHGAYVASPNFSQYGYCWFRDGSFISAAMARAGNKKSANKFFRWGFRVISEQKAQIERLLAASHELITHKDLLPTRYNLDGSLTSDDWPNGQSDGYGTFLWAVEKYAPQDLLNENRELIEILSKYLIKVWNIPCYDVWEENPEGIHTSTLFSIAAGLRAAEKILDKETEWIEVMSFIERELSKDGRLKKSSLSDDVDASLIWGAVPFELFPVDHPAIVNTVKAIEEKLYINGGVKRFSTDTYFGGGSWILLSATLAQYYTRSGEFEKARAIRKWIESHFDSKGLPEQVPEHLIDSSKYPEWLGRWGEIARPLLWSHANYLELLLDLGGKS; the protein is encoded by the coding sequence ATGGCATTTGCTCTTTGCAGGTACTATAATCGCAATCCTGCCTGTGATTATTATTTACTTCACATTCCAGAAATATTTTGTGAAAGCTGTAGCAGAAGGAGGTTTGAAAATATAATGAATTTTTTTGAACGTTCGCTTCAAATAATCCATGCAAACCAATCCAAACATGGGGCATACGTTGCGTCTCCTAATTTTTCCCAATACGGGTATTGCTGGTTTCGAGATGGTTCTTTTATATCAGCTGCAATGGCAAGAGCTGGCAATAAAAAATCAGCCAATAAGTTTTTTCGATGGGGGTTTAGGGTGATTTCAGAACAAAAAGCTCAAATAGAAAGACTCCTTGCTGCTTCACATGAGCTGATCACACATAAAGACCTGCTTCCAACGCGCTACAATCTTGATGGGTCTTTAACATCTGATGATTGGCCAAACGGTCAAAGCGATGGTTACGGGACATTCCTTTGGGCTGTTGAAAAATACGCTCCGCAAGATTTGTTGAATGAGAACAGAGAACTTATTGAAATACTTTCAAAGTACCTAATAAAAGTCTGGAATATTCCTTGCTATGATGTCTGGGAAGAAAATCCCGAAGGAATCCATACTTCTACACTTTTCTCAATAGCCGCTGGTTTAAGAGCAGCAGAAAAGATCCTTGATAAAGAAACAGAATGGATAGAAGTTATGAGTTTTATAGAGAGGGAATTATCAAAAGATGGACGCTTAAAAAAATCGTCACTGAGCGATGATGTCGATGCGAGCCTCATCTGGGGGGCAGTTCCTTTTGAACTCTTTCCAGTTGATCACCCGGCAATCGTTAATACAGTAAAGGCGATCGAAGAGAAGTTATATATAAATGGTGGTGTTAAGCGTTTTTCAACAGACACCTATTTCGGTGGAGGAAGCTGGATTTTACTTTCTGCAACTCTCGCTCAGTATTACACTAGGAGCGGGGAGTTTGAAAAAGCGAGAGCAATAAGAAAATGGATAGAAAGCCACTTCGATAGCAAAGGCCTCCCGGAGCAGGTGCCTGAACACTTGATAGATAGCTCAAAATATCCTGAATGGCTTGGACGCTGGGGTGAGATTGCCAGACCACTGTTGTGGTCTCATGCCAACTATCTGGAACTATTGCTTGATCTGGGGGGTAAATCATGA
- a CDS encoding carbohydrate ABC transporter permease — MKKKIIDLIIYILLFVGAIIMCFPFYYMVVTSLKESAYIFTVPPQLVPKPATLENYKTVWIEADFKLYFLNSLKITLPAVLLNVFLSSLTAYGFARFKFPGKELWFSVLIATLAVPGLLLIIPQFDMIRRFPFFMDNPLTIVLTSGVGGIAFNAFFLRGFFEGIPRELEEAAELDGCGIFKTYWHIAMPLARPALATLVIMSFLGVWDDYFWPSLILRDKRDWTLPIGILGFKAQHGVQWHLLFAGTIIAILPVIIIYFTFQKYFVKAVAEGGLKI, encoded by the coding sequence ATGAAAAAGAAAATAATTGATCTGATTATCTATATCCTTCTGTTTGTTGGTGCCATAATAATGTGCTTCCCCTTTTATTATATGGTGGTGACATCACTTAAAGAATCTGCATATATCTTTACGGTGCCTCCGCAATTAGTACCAAAACCGGCAACTCTTGAGAACTACAAAACTGTCTGGATAGAAGCTGATTTCAAGCTTTATTTTCTGAATTCTTTAAAGATAACGCTACCAGCAGTTTTGCTAAACGTTTTCCTTTCTTCCCTTACAGCTTATGGTTTCGCTCGTTTTAAATTCCCTGGAAAAGAGCTCTGGTTTTCTGTGCTTATTGCAACTCTTGCTGTCCCGGGATTATTGCTCATAATACCGCAATTTGACATGATAAGGAGATTTCCCTTTTTTATGGATAATCCCCTTACAATTGTTCTCACGAGTGGAGTTGGTGGAATAGCTTTTAACGCTTTCTTTTTAAGGGGATTCTTTGAAGGTATTCCAAGGGAACTCGAAGAAGCTGCAGAGCTTGATGGATGCGGTATATTTAAAACATATTGGCATATAGCTATGCCTCTCGCCAGGCCAGCTCTGGCAACACTTGTAATAATGTCCTTTTTAGGAGTTTGGGATGATTACTTCTGGCCATCTCTTATATTACGAGACAAACGTGATTGGACGCTTCCAATTGGAATATTGGGCTTTAAGGCACAACACGGAGTGCAATGGCATTTGCTCTTTGCAGGTACTATAATCGCAATCCTGCCTGTGATTATTATTTACTTCACATTCCAGAAATATTTTGTGAAAGCTGTAGCAGAAGGAGGTTTGAAAATATAA
- a CDS encoding carbohydrate ABC transporter permease: MKRETRRKWAGFLFVLPGLLSYLIWTIYPIIKSFLMSLYKWNINPRIPNKFVGLSNYMKLFQDDKFYTALINTLKYVIVTVPGQMVLGLLIAVLLTRGLKGQTFFRLLYYLPVITSWVVVSVLFQYLFATRGGLVNFILKDFLHLIGKDIRWLAQENTAMIPIYVLGIWKGVGWSMLIFLAGLQGIPKQLYEAARIDGANGWMLLRKITIPMLRPVIAFQTVMLTIGGFNVFLSVYVITGGGPRNSTQVLSSYMFKEAFEYFHFGYGATIAVIFFLIVFTIAQIQRKLFKRESY; the protein is encoded by the coding sequence GTGAAACGTGAAACAAGACGAAAATGGGCAGGATTTCTCTTTGTACTTCCCGGGCTTCTAAGTTATCTCATCTGGACAATTTATCCAATAATCAAAAGTTTCCTGATGAGCCTGTACAAATGGAACATCAATCCAAGGATTCCAAATAAATTCGTGGGACTGTCCAATTACATGAAACTTTTTCAAGATGACAAATTTTATACTGCTTTGATTAACACACTGAAATATGTGATTGTAACTGTTCCTGGACAGATGGTATTAGGTCTCCTTATTGCAGTTTTGCTTACAAGGGGCTTGAAAGGTCAAACCTTTTTTAGACTGCTTTATTATTTGCCAGTTATAACCTCCTGGGTAGTAGTCTCTGTGCTTTTTCAATACCTTTTCGCTACACGTGGTGGACTGGTTAATTTCATACTAAAAGACTTTCTACACCTAATTGGAAAAGATATTAGATGGTTAGCACAGGAAAATACGGCGATGATACCAATTTATGTGCTTGGTATCTGGAAAGGTGTGGGCTGGAGTATGCTCATTTTTCTTGCTGGGCTACAGGGCATACCAAAACAATTATATGAAGCAGCAAGAATTGATGGAGCTAATGGATGGATGTTACTTAGAAAGATCACAATTCCTATGTTGCGCCCAGTAATAGCGTTTCAAACAGTCATGTTGACCATTGGGGGATTTAATGTCTTTCTCTCAGTATATGTTATAACCGGTGGTGGCCCACGAAACTCAACACAGGTTTTAAGCAGCTACATGTTCAAAGAAGCCTTTGAATACTTTCATTTCGGGTACGGTGCAACAATAGCTGTTATATTTTTCCTGATAGTTTTCACAATTGCCCAGATTCAAAGGAAGCTCTTCAAAAGAGAAAGTTATTGA
- a CDS encoding extracellular solute-binding protein, with protein sequence MRKIFLVFALLVIVIMVFGVEEITFWHTYSTNSGEYKLLTEKIIPEFEKLHPDIKVIETQVNYDDMRQRLIVSTATGELADVIRMDIIWVPQFGDIEVLLPLNKAFPDEFNKLKDQFLPGPLSTCYWKGNYYGLPLDTNTRVLLWNKKLFEEAGLDGPPETIEEFVKDIKLLTKDKDGDGQTDQWGYADYGLGPWNSIPWIYSFGGYILDPTNSKAEGYVNSKESIEALETFKELYYDGYIADTVVGGGGIGTFEGYAEGVYAMIIAGPWSWPIIKGQYPDAEINYALFPAGKGGSRSVVGGEDIVISAFSEHKEAAWEFAKYMTSYEVQKAFVEVSQMPVRKDLVEDPVIQNHPYFHTFMKQLETAVARSPHPAWNQINDIMDLAWQNAIVADYNSDFALWEAAMDIEEVLSEFK encoded by the coding sequence ATGAGGAAGATATTTCTTGTATTTGCACTTCTGGTAATTGTCATTATGGTGTTTGGAGTCGAAGAAATAACGTTCTGGCATACGTACAGTACCAATTCCGGGGAATATAAACTACTGACAGAGAAAATCATCCCGGAATTCGAAAAACTTCATCCAGATATAAAAGTCATCGAAACACAGGTGAATTATGATGACATGAGGCAAAGGCTAATAGTCAGTACTGCAACAGGAGAACTCGCTGATGTAATCAGGATGGATATTATCTGGGTTCCACAATTTGGTGATATTGAGGTTTTACTTCCTTTAAACAAGGCATTTCCGGATGAATTCAACAAGCTGAAAGATCAATTTCTCCCTGGACCTCTCTCTACATGTTATTGGAAAGGCAATTACTATGGCTTGCCACTTGACACAAATACACGTGTTCTTTTATGGAACAAAAAGCTCTTTGAAGAAGCGGGGTTGGATGGTCCGCCTGAAACGATAGAAGAATTTGTGAAAGACATTAAGCTCCTCACGAAGGATAAAGATGGGGATGGCCAAACTGATCAATGGGGATATGCAGATTATGGTTTGGGTCCATGGAACTCTATACCATGGATTTACTCCTTTGGTGGTTATATCCTCGATCCAACTAATTCCAAAGCCGAAGGCTATGTTAATTCCAAAGAAAGTATTGAAGCTTTAGAAACATTCAAGGAGCTTTATTATGATGGATATATAGCTGATACAGTTGTTGGGGGTGGAGGAATCGGGACTTTTGAAGGTTATGCTGAGGGCGTCTATGCAATGATTATAGCCGGGCCGTGGAGTTGGCCAATCATAAAGGGGCAATATCCCGATGCTGAAATTAATTACGCACTTTTCCCTGCAGGAAAAGGTGGTTCGAGATCGGTTGTAGGGGGAGAAGATATAGTTATTTCGGCTTTCTCAGAACACAAAGAAGCTGCATGGGAATTTGCGAAGTACATGACATCTTATGAGGTTCAAAAAGCTTTTGTCGAAGTGAGCCAGATGCCAGTAAGAAAAGATCTTGTTGAAGATCCTGTTATTCAGAACCATCCATACTTCCATACTTTTATGAAGCAACTTGAAACAGCCGTAGCTCGTTCGCCACATCCTGCATGGAACCAGATCAACGATATAATGGATCTTGCATGGCAGAATGCTATTGTTGCGGATTACAATTCTGATTTTGCACTTTGGGAAGCAGCAATGGATATTGAAGAAGTTTTGTCCGAATTTAAATGA
- a CDS encoding ROK family transcriptional regulator, with protein sequence MKRRGSKYLIKEINEKLILRTIYNNEKIDRASIAKQTGLSPAAVTKITAELINQGMILEAGSAKSSGGRKPILLSLNPDYGQFLGVKIGVGYIELAITDFTGKMFENQRCDTESSDPVSIVEVVKKCWNKCNSKSDGNLLGIGIAVSGVVDSKEGIVKDSFLLGWRDVRIAELLKKAFKCEVLVMNDVDSFAMSHLWLGKAGQYSNAVVITLGIGIGGALIIDGKIHTAKGGVGEIGHMTVVKDGTTCSCGSKGCLEAEASFGSLVKKVASTTKNIQLRELYKSVKQSESSEIEYLRKAKNIDPEAFESVFDEYAQLIGIALKNIINMLAPDYLLIGGEALEFKDHFLNESILFAVKNAFGRLGDNVIFEIDELGEESWALGSIYNLMDEKLFRVSQK encoded by the coding sequence ATGAAAAGAAGGGGTTCAAAATACTTAATTAAAGAGATAAACGAAAAACTCATCTTGAGAACCATTTATAACAATGAAAAAATCGATAGGGCTTCGATAGCAAAACAAACGGGGTTAAGCCCTGCTGCTGTAACGAAGATAACAGCGGAATTGATTAATCAGGGAATGATCCTCGAAGCAGGTTCAGCCAAATCCTCAGGTGGAAGAAAACCCATATTGCTTTCTTTAAATCCGGATTATGGGCAGTTCTTAGGCGTAAAAATAGGCGTTGGCTATATTGAACTTGCGATTACAGATTTCACAGGCAAGATGTTTGAAAACCAAAGATGTGATACTGAATCATCTGACCCTGTCTCAATTGTTGAAGTAGTAAAAAAATGTTGGAATAAATGCAACTCAAAAAGTGACGGGAATTTGCTTGGCATTGGAATTGCTGTTTCCGGTGTTGTTGATTCAAAAGAGGGCATAGTAAAAGATTCCTTTTTGCTTGGGTGGCGCGATGTACGTATTGCCGAGCTTCTTAAAAAGGCTTTTAAATGTGAAGTGCTCGTTATGAACGATGTTGATTCTTTTGCCATGAGCCATTTATGGCTTGGTAAGGCTGGTCAATATTCTAACGCGGTTGTGATTACACTTGGTATAGGTATAGGCGGCGCGTTGATTATCGATGGGAAAATCCATACTGCAAAAGGCGGAGTAGGTGAAATAGGGCATATGACAGTGGTAAAAGATGGCACAACCTGTTCATGCGGAAGCAAAGGATGCCTTGAAGCTGAAGCTTCATTTGGTTCTCTTGTAAAAAAAGTAGCTTCTACAACTAAGAACATCCAACTAAGGGAGTTATACAAATCGGTTAAGCAATCGGAGAGCTCTGAAATTGAATATCTACGAAAGGCAAAAAACATTGATCCAGAAGCATTTGAAAGTGTCTTTGACGAGTACGCCCAGCTCATTGGTATAGCTTTAAAAAACATAATAAATATGCTTGCTCCGGATTATTTACTCATCGGCGGTGAAGCTCTCGAATTCAAAGATCATTTTCTCAATGAATCCATACTATTTGCTGTGAAAAATGCTTTTGGGCGACTAGGAGACAATGTGATCTTTGAAATCGATGAGCTTGGTGAGGAAAGCTGGGCTTTGGGTTCAATCTACAATCTTATGGACGAGAAACTTTTCAGGGTTTCTCAAAAATAG
- a CDS encoding aldo/keto reductase, translated as MVFKELGNTGERIPVLGLGTWGIGGFEMPDHSKDRQTIGLLEEAIEMGYTHIDTAEYYAAGHTEELIGDAIQAFPREKLFIVSKVWPTHLSAKDLPRALKASLKRLKIEYIDLYLIHWYNPDVPLRETLTAMAEMKKLGFIRHIGVSNFNTSQLKDAISVSPEEIVCNQVLYNIEDREPETSLLPYCQEAGITLTAYSPLRRKVISEHIRRILEEASEEYNASIYQIMLAWLLAKERVVTIPKASSVEHLEENLQSLELLENFELKI; from the coding sequence ATGGTCTTTAAAGAACTTGGGAACACCGGTGAAAGAATACCCGTTCTGGGCCTTGGAACCTGGGGGATTGGCGGTTTTGAAATGCCCGATCACTCAAAAGACAGGCAGACAATAGGGCTTTTAGAAGAAGCCATTGAGATGGGATATACCCACATTGACACGGCGGAATATTATGCCGCAGGCCATACGGAGGAGCTTATTGGGGATGCGATACAAGCTTTCCCCAGAGAAAAGCTCTTCATTGTCTCAAAAGTTTGGCCTACACATCTATCTGCGAAAGACCTTCCCAGGGCACTAAAGGCGAGCCTGAAAAGGCTAAAAATTGAGTACATAGATCTTTACCTTATACACTGGTATAATCCGGATGTCCCATTGAGAGAAACTTTGACTGCAATGGCAGAAATGAAAAAGCTTGGATTCATAAGACATATAGGGGTTTCAAACTTTAATACAAGCCAATTGAAAGATGCTATTTCTGTATCGCCCGAAGAAATAGTATGTAATCAGGTTTTATACAATATCGAAGACAGAGAACCAGAAACAAGCCTACTGCCATATTGCCAGGAAGCAGGGATAACCCTTACCGCTTATTCGCCACTGCGAAGAAAAGTGATTTCAGAACATATAAGAAGGATCCTCGAAGAAGCGTCTGAAGAATACAATGCTTCAATCTATCAGATAATGCTAGCCTGGCTTCTTGCAAAAGAAAGGGTTGTCACCATACCAAAAGCCTCATCCGTTGAGCATCTTGAAGAAAACCTGCAATCGCTTGAACTTCTGGAGAATTTCGAATTGAAAATCTGA
- a CDS encoding aminoglycoside 6-adenylyltransferase, translating into MRTETEVTKEIVEWAKEQEKVRAVLLTGSRANPRAFTDILSDYDVIYVVTDVLEYADDDSWISNFGEVITSFKDEFIWKEHDNKKTYTRLMQYSDGVRIDFSIWPVELLELVSETEILPDSLDIGYKVLLDKDRLTERLKSPTHRAYDISQPTEEEFLTQVKEFWWDVTYVPKALWRDELYFAKYMMEHIRFGYFEKMLNWYIGAKHNWSINPGKHGQWYEHYLEPELYKKLEKTFSGSDFNENWDALFQVMKLFRYLGVEVSKSLGYTYPMHLDERVSKYVVEIKKLNKNTTRES; encoded by the coding sequence ATGAGAACAGAAACAGAAGTGACTAAGGAAATAGTGGAATGGGCAAAAGAGCAAGAAAAGGTTCGAGCCGTGTTGTTAACGGGATCAAGGGCAAACCCGAGGGCTTTTACAGATATCCTTTCTGACTATGATGTAATCTATGTGGTAACCGATGTACTTGAATACGCAGATGACGATTCGTGGATCTCAAATTTTGGGGAGGTTATAACCTCTTTCAAAGATGAATTCATTTGGAAGGAACACGACAACAAAAAGACCTACACCCGTCTGATGCAATATAGTGATGGAGTCAGAATAGATTTCAGCATCTGGCCAGTGGAACTCTTAGAGCTCGTTTCAGAAACAGAAATTCTTCCTGATTCTTTGGATATTGGATACAAAGTCCTGCTTGACAAAGACAGATTGACTGAAAGATTGAAATCGCCAACTCATAGGGCATACGATATCTCACAACCAACTGAAGAGGAGTTTCTCACGCAGGTTAAGGAATTTTGGTGGGATGTCACATATGTTCCCAAAGCCCTCTGGCGCGATGAGCTGTATTTTGCTAAGTACATGATGGAGCATATAAGATTTGGGTACTTTGAAAAGATGCTTAACTGGTATATTGGAGCTAAGCATAACTGGAGCATAAATCCCGGAAAGCATGGTCAATGGTATGAACATTACCTTGAACCTGAATTGTACAAAAAGCTCGAAAAAACTTTTTCGGGTTCTGACTTCAATGAAAACTGGGATGCGCTCTTTCAGGTAATGAAGCTTTTCCGTTATCTTGGAGTTGAAGTGTCAAAGAGTCTTGGATATACGTATCCAATGCACCTGGATGAAAGAGTATCGAAGTATGTTGTGGAAATCAAGAAGTTGAACAAAAACACTACAAGAGAATCTTAG